The genomic DNA tgatttacctcctgtaattttttcgttttttatgacctattagggggtattccaatttttttttttacagggggtaaatcaaaaaaaatattttacaggagggaaaacaaaaaatgacctatattacaggggataaaacaccattaaccctagaTTAAATTGACCAAGGTAAAACATATTTCATAATTAAGTGTATCTTTGTTGAAGGTAAATGTTAACAAGTTGTATTTATACCTAGAACAAAGTACATAAACAGATTGTTTGGGAATAAAATACATATTGTACGTATACATAagattatttttgacaaaaaaacccATAAGATTTTGTCCCTCCTAGACTTGTGGGATATATACAAAAAATAGCTcttaatttttggtaaaaaatagttTGGGTAAGTTAAATTTCAAAGGCTTTTAGGATTAGAATAGACCTCAATGTTCATAGAGTGTTGAGAGATGTATTTACAAATCATCCATCGAACATATACTcgtatattaaaataaaatatattcacGCTAATAGTCGGAGTTGAATTCACGTTTTTGCAGGTATGGGTTAATTTCTTACTAAGTAAATCAACTTTCATTAACaacttcttaattttattacaAGCTTTTATTGAAACATTCTTCTTGATTCAAGGATATTAGAATTTTGTAGGGATCAAATTGTCccatatattttctttgaatgAATCTCGTGTCTTTTATGTTAGTTTTAAAAACATACCGTCAATGAAATGACAAATGGAGGATCACATCaatattgatattaaaaaatagtttgagtttttaatattttatcgtatcaatttatatttgttttcgtatatataaacaaataaaatccaTAATAAACGGATGcaaatattaaatgaatttatttccaataaaaatatttaatgtgaacattatattaataatgataACTGTTTTTTATACAATTATCAAAATGTTACGCGATCTGTGTcaaagtacattttttttacttgttaattttttttttaaaatcttagcaaaagtctttttttttttttttatttttttttatttaaggaagCAAAAGTCTTTTAGAAACcacaaaacttaaaaaaaaaaaaaaaaaaaaaaggtttgtgttttaaaatattaatctaattTAATCTAATACAGCCCCTAGAGATCGGGGAAAGTGGAGTAACTTGTTTTCGTAACGTATCTGGAGAGAGTAAGTAAAATAACCTATAaaatctaaaaccctaaaattccACATCACAGTTCTCACCACCACCAAAACACTTCACAAAACTGAAAGAGAAAATCGTAACGTATCTAGCAATGGACTTCGACGAGTACGAGTACTTGGAGAAGACGGTGGAGGAGCAACCGGAAGACAAGGATTCATCCAAAAAGAAGAACACTGATATCACCGACATTAAATCCGAGAGGACTTACCGGAAGCACGGCATCGACGACGATCTCGACGGCGGCGAAGATAGGCGGAGCAAGAGGTCACGCGGCGGAGATGACGAGAATGGCTCTAAGAAGGATCGCGATAGAGACAGAGACCGTGAACGTGACCGAGAACACCGCGAACGATCTTCCGGTCGTCACCGGGAGAGGGACGGAGAGAGAGGTAgtagagagaaagagagggaGAAGGACGTAGAGAGAGGTGGGAGAGATAAGGAGAGGGATAGGGAGAGAGAAAAGGAGAGGGAGAGGAGAGATAAGGAAAGGGAAAAGGAACGGGAGAGAAGAGATaaggagagagagaaggagcgtgctgagagagaaaaagaggagaaagagaGACCAAGGAGGAGTATGAGTCGTCCTGAGAGAGACAGAGGAGAGCGAGATTTCGAAAACAGAGATGGCaggtaaaaattaaaattgcacATTCTGATTGTGAATTCAGTTTATACTTTTTCATTTCGTGTTTGCTCTATTGATTCTTCAATTGGTTTTGAATTAACGAATATAAAAGAATGCAATGTGTATGCAACTATAATGTATTTGTGATGTTGGATTGTAAAGAATTAACATGAGTAAAACAAGAGAAGCAGGGATGAGAATTTTGTGGATGTGTGGTTAGACCAGACATGGATTAGAAATTGCAATATTAAAGAGAGTTGGGGTAATGCCTATtgtagaaaagatggtagaaacTCAGCTTAGGTGGTTTTGACATCTAGAGAGAAGACTTGTAGATTATGCATGtagtaagaagagtagatcagatgTGGGGATGTGTAACTCACTTGGTCGAGCTGTACATAGTTCGAATCTTGGTTAGGGAGAAAATACTATCCAGaacaattaacatactaacatttgctattctaaaacaaaaaagagtatATCTGATGGAGAGTAGTCAAATCACTAGAGGCATAGGACTATttagaaaaactattaagaatgacctagagattaatgagttgcatagggatatgatatatgatattaGAACATTATGGTtgcatttgatccatgtagcaaACCCTACTTAGGCTTGGTTGTCATTGTATGTAGTTGTTGAATTTTGCATACTCTCTACTAGCTGTTTACTTAAaatttattcagtttataaAGTTTGTGTTGGAATGGATAATGTGTCCCTATTGTTTATGTTGCCAGTGTTATAtgcgaatttttttttttttttgttcttcaaaaTAAAAGGTTGAAATGTGATGCTAAACTAGGTATTACGCCATTAATTAGTTGCTGTTTGGTTCAATTCTTCAAGGTATAAGTATATCATTAATGGATCTCAGTACCTCTCGAGGGATTAGTCCTGGCTCCCGATCAGGGATACCAGGATAATCTGGGTTGATCTAAAAAGGtattattatttcattaatttGTTGTTATTGGGTTTCAATGCTAGCACGGTGTTACAATATGATCCTTACTGCAGTTTTGGCTCATGTATAGGTAAGATTTTGAGTCATTACTCCCTCTGAAGACTGGGCGCCAATTTGGACTCTAATATGGACAATCAATATATTGATTTATTgaacaaattatattataatctgAATACCAAGTTCAACTAGTGCGATGTGGACTTCTCTATATTTTCTTATTACAGACtcattttaactttatttgCAGGAGATTCAGGGATAAGAAAGAGAATGTGGAACCTGAGGCAGACCCAGAAAGGGATCAGAGAACTGTTTTTGCCTACCAGGTTGATTGGTTCcctccatttttgtttgttttaaatagTATAAATTTATACGGTCTGAGATATTGGTATATGTGGCAATTCTTTTGTGATGATTTCCTGTTTGCTCTTTGGTGTTCACAGATGCCCTTAAAAGCAACGGAGAGAGATGTATACGAGTTCTTCTCAAAAGCTGGCAAGGTCAGTTGCTTCAATTATGACAAGTGAATTCAATTGTATAGAATGTACAAGTCTTACATTCATGACTCTGCTTTCAGTTAAATAGGGCTGCTACTTTATTGTGTATGGATATTCTGTTTATATGGTTTTTAGGGAATCACAGTTACATCATGATATTTAGATTGCCACGTTCCTACAAATTAGGTGGCTGCATGTTTCCTGTGAATGCTTACATCTGCCTCTATATATGATACTTCCCCTCTTTTGTTCTAGGTATAATTTGATGTTCCTTGTTTTCAGGTGAGAGATGTTCGTCTGATCATGGATAGGAACTCAAGACGATCTAAAGGAGTTGGGTATGTGTTCAATTGTCAAAGAATCTCTTTTTTAATTGATGTCTCTTGTGATAttaaaatttcaacttttaagACTCATGCTCGACTGTATTCTTAATTGGACTAGCCATGTCATAGTGATGAGGAATGGTGAAAATTTACAGCCCTAATGCTTTAATTAGCTCACTTTGCACAATGAAGATCGATGACATAATCTTGTATACTGAATTACTGATGATCCCCCCCTCCCCCCACCACCACACACACCATTCTTTTATGAACTGTAAGTCTCTCACGTTGGTGTCTAGGCTTGATGCTCATGAATTTGTTTCTTCCTGACTTTTACAATCATTTGACCAGTAGTGGGTTACCATCCCACCGCATTAGCAAAATTTTAGTGAAGTTTATTTTGTTAGTCTTTATTTGCACACATTTTTGCAACGGATGCAAGGCACTGTTGCCAATCCTCCTTGTCTAAATGGTTCCGTATCTCTGTACTCATACGAAGTTGTTATATTCTATCTTGAATGTTAATTTGATAATCACATAtgcttttaatttatattttattattatgacagTCTAACATTTTCCTTACATGATGAAACTCAGCTTGAGCTGTCTGTACTAGAGTTTTTGTTTCCCTACATCTCTTTGCTATATTCTTTGTAAGGTTTGATTGTGAATGTTTGTTActtagttttgaaaatttgatgcAAGTTCTTTATGCTGCAGGTATATTGAATTTTATGATGCGATGTCAGTGCCAATGGCAATTGCTCTCTCTGGCCAACTACTTCTTGGGCAACCTGTAATGGTGAAACCTTCTGAGGCCGAAAAAAATCTTGTTCAATCTAATGCTTCCAGTGGAGCTGCTGTAGTAGGACCATATGGAGCAGTGGACAGAAAATTGTATGTGGGGAATCTTCACTTCAACATGACTGAGGCTAATCTGCGAGAGGtatttgtgcatttttttatttttttgctgtTTCATTTGCTGCTGTGGTGAGGATACCAATGTTTGGCATACTTCCGTATCTATATATTAATTGAGGGTATTGACAACCTTTAATTGCAATATAAATGCCTATAGTTTGACTAAatatatttacttcaaaatcaataaatttgttttctttaaacTGGATCTCATTTGCTGGTAGGTTGTCATCGATTAGAATCTTGTTGTGATAGTTTATCATCTTTTGACATCGCTCTTTATgttgttttagatttttgagCCATTTGGTCAGATTGAGGTTGTACAACTTCCTCTTGACATGGAGACGGGACACTGCAAGGGTTTTGGGTTTGTTCAAGTATTTTTCCAACCTTTAAGCTTAAGAAATATTGCTTTTCACAATACTTTTTATACATTGCTTTAACTTGTATTCGTTGGACAGTTTGCCCATCTTGAACATGCAAAGGCAGCTCAGAGTTTAAATGGGAAATTGGAAATTGCTGGCAGGACTATAaaggtaaaaatatttttgttggcCGCCCCTTTGTTTTTCACTCGAATGCTTTCAATTTTGCTGATACTCATCTCTGCTAATCCATTTGTTCGTTACCGCCGTTCGTCAAATTCAGGTTTCATCTGTTACAGATCATGTTGGAAGTCAGGATACAACTACAAAGTCTGCAgactttgatgatgatgaaggagGATTGGTAAGTTTTCACttgttatttaaaatattagaaaattaGTTGTGGTAATTTTATGTGTCATTGAAATTCATATCTCATAGCAATGTATTGCAAATTTACTTAAGTTTATATGGATGATTTTTCTCATATTGTTAGAAACCTGAACGACAGGGAGTTTGATGTGAAATCAGACTGTTATACTTTTAATCATGTATGACAGTTCTAGATATGAAATTATACAGGTTGATGACAAGAGTGTTCATGTTTGATAGATAGGTTCATTGAAATTTCAGTGCTTTTGAGGATTTGCACTTAGGTTACATGTAAATATATAAGGGcctattttgtttgataaaatgttgaCTACTTTTCTGTTATCAAAGACTTGAATccgaaacaacaaaagaaatgtTTTCGGCGTTTCCTCTACAAATATATGCAAACTGAAATCAAAGTGATaatgatgtatttttttaattacagtTGAATACGAGAAATGAACGTTTTGTTTTTGAGACCAACCGGGTCCTTAGTTTTTCTTTCTAGGATTTTTATCACCGCACTTTCACTTTTCATGCCCCTTTCTG from Medicago truncatula cultivar Jemalong A17 chromosome 8, MtrunA17r5.0-ANR, whole genome shotgun sequence includes the following:
- the LOC11426905 gene encoding RNA-binding protein 39, which translates into the protein MDFDEYEYLEKTVEEQPEDKDSSKKKNTDITDIKSERTYRKHGIDDDLDGGEDRRSKRSRGGDDENGSKKDRDRDRDRERDREHRERSSGRHRERDGERGSREKEREKDVERGGRDKERDREREKERERRDKEREKERERRDKEREKERAEREKEEKERPRRSMSRPERDRGERDFENRDGRRFRDKKENVEPEADPERDQRTVFAYQMPLKATERDVYEFFSKAGKVRDVRLIMDRNSRRSKGVGYIEFYDAMSVPMAIALSGQLLLGQPVMVKPSEAEKNLVQSNASSGAAVVGPYGAVDRKLYVGNLHFNMTEANLREIFEPFGQIEVVQLPLDMETGHCKGFGFVQFAHLEHAKAAQSLNGKLEIAGRTIKVSSVTDHVGSQDTTTKSADFDDDEGGLTLNAHSRALLMQRLAGTDITTSIGVPTVNGSVPVQQAFSMPFGNPGVIPASVLPTQVMPTPVAEPVGIPSECLLLKNMFDPSTEIEPDFDIDIKEDVEEECSKYGRVMHIYVDKRSAGFVYLQFETVEASSAAQRAMHMRWFARRLITAIFMQPHLYEAKFKDES